From a single Fulvivirga ulvae genomic region:
- the thiC gene encoding phosphomethylpyrimidine synthase ThiC produces the protein MRKDKTPGAEVISRAPFPKSEKIYVSGKLHDIKVPMREIGLHDTRDQTTGDMIKNDSVTIYDTSGPYTDPNVDIDVNKGLPQLRKDWIQSRGDVEELSGITSDYGNQRLNDDTLNDLRFKHLKKPLRAMEGKNVTQLHYARKGIITPEMEYIAIRENQRLEELYNDKDSLFDQHQGHSFGANTPKKFITPEFVRDEIAAGRAIIPANINHPEIEPMIIGRNFLVKINANIGNSAVTSSIEEEVEKMVWAIRWGADTVMDLSTGKNIHETREWVIRNSPVPIGTVPIYQALEKVNGKAEDLTWEIFRDTLIEQAEQGVDYFTIHAGVRLKYVPLTAKRLTGIVSRGGSIMAKWCLAHHKESFLYTHFEEICEIMKAYDVSFSLGDGLRPGSLADANDAAQFAELETLGELTKIAWKHDVQVMIEGPGHVPMHMIKENMDKQLKECHEAPFYTLGPLTTDIAPGYDHITSAIGAAMIGWFGTAMLCYVTPKEHLGLPNKKDVKDGVITYKIAAHAADLAKGHPGAQYRDNALSKARFEFRWEDQFNLSLDPDTAREFHDETLPAEGAKVAHFCSMCGPHFCSMKITQDVRNYAAEKGLSDEEKALEKGMEEKSKEFKKAGSEIYL, from the coding sequence ATGCGAAAAGACAAAACACCAGGCGCCGAAGTCATCAGCAGGGCTCCTTTTCCCAAGTCCGAAAAAATATATGTAAGTGGAAAGCTCCACGACATCAAAGTACCTATGCGCGAAATCGGGCTGCACGATACCCGCGACCAGACCACCGGGGATATGATCAAAAACGATAGTGTCACCATCTATGACACCAGCGGTCCTTACACTGACCCGAATGTCGATATTGATGTAAACAAAGGCCTGCCCCAGCTTAGAAAGGACTGGATCCAGAGCAGAGGAGATGTAGAGGAGCTGTCGGGCATCACTTCGGACTATGGAAACCAAAGGCTGAACGATGACACGCTAAACGACCTGCGTTTTAAACACCTTAAAAAGCCTTTAAGGGCAATGGAGGGTAAAAATGTAACGCAGCTTCATTATGCCAGAAAAGGCATCATCACTCCTGAAATGGAGTATATAGCTATTCGGGAAAACCAACGTTTGGAGGAGTTGTACAATGATAAAGACTCCCTGTTTGATCAACATCAGGGACATAGCTTCGGAGCCAATACCCCTAAGAAATTCATTACCCCTGAATTTGTCAGGGACGAAATAGCAGCAGGCCGGGCTATCATTCCTGCCAACATCAACCACCCGGAAATAGAGCCGATGATCATCGGACGAAACTTCCTGGTAAAGATCAATGCCAACATCGGTAACTCTGCCGTTACCTCATCCATCGAAGAAGAGGTAGAGAAAATGGTATGGGCTATCCGTTGGGGAGCAGACACAGTCATGGATCTTTCTACAGGCAAAAATATCCATGAAACCCGGGAATGGGTGATCAGGAATTCCCCCGTGCCCATTGGTACAGTACCGATCTATCAGGCACTGGAAAAAGTAAATGGCAAAGCCGAAGACCTGACCTGGGAGATTTTCAGGGATACGCTGATCGAGCAGGCTGAGCAGGGTGTGGATTACTTCACCATTCATGCCGGGGTAAGGTTAAAATATGTGCCCCTGACCGCCAAACGTCTGACCGGGATTGTTTCTCGTGGTGGATCGATTATGGCCAAATGGTGCCTGGCACACCACAAAGAAAGCTTCCTGTACACACATTTTGAAGAGATCTGCGAGATCATGAAAGCATATGATGTGTCCTTCTCTCTGGGTGACGGCCTGCGCCCGGGCTCACTGGCCGACGCTAATGATGCAGCCCAGTTTGCCGAGCTGGAAACGCTGGGCGAGCTAACAAAAATAGCCTGGAAGCACGATGTGCAGGTGATGATCGAAGGCCCCGGCCACGTACCAATGCATATGATCAAAGAGAATATGGACAAGCAATTGAAAGAATGCCATGAGGCACCTTTCTACACCTTAGGGCCGTTAACTACGGATATTGCTCCGGGTTATGACCATATCACCTCGGCTATTGGAGCTGCAATGATCGGATGGTTTGGCACCGCCATGCTTTGCTATGTAACTCCAAAAGAACACCTGGGCCTGCCCAATAAAAAGGATGTTAAGGATGGCGTGATCACCTATAAGATTGCTGCCCATGCGGCCGACCTTGCCAAAGGTCATCCGGGAGCTCAGTATCGCGACAATGCATTGAGCAAAGCCCGCTTTGAATTCCGTTGGGAAGACCAGTTTAACCTGTCGCTCGACCCGGATACAGCCAGGGAATTCCATGATGAAACGCTGCCGGCGGAAGGGGCGAAAGTGGCACATTTCTGTTCTATGTGCGGGCCTCATTTCTGTAGCATGAAAATAACACAGGATGTGAGAAACTATGCCGCAGAAAAAGGCCTCAGTGATGAGGAAAAAGCTCTGGAAAAAGGTATGGAAGAAAAATCGAAAGAGTTTAAAAAGGCAGGTTCTGAAATATATCTGTAA
- the thiS gene encoding sulfur carrier protein ThiS has protein sequence MEVQINQQPFTISDETPLHHVLEQRGFSSAKGIAVAVNDDVVPRDSWGEYILQPNDKIMIIRATQGG, from the coding sequence ATGGAGGTACAAATCAATCAACAACCCTTTACTATTTCTGACGAGACTCCATTGCATCATGTACTGGAGCAGCGCGGCTTTTCTTCTGCTAAAGGCATAGCCGTAGCCGTAAACGACGACGTGGTCCCCAGGGACTCCTGGGGAGAGTACATCCTACAACCTAACGATAAGATCATGATCATCCGCGCTACGCAGGGTGGCTAA
- a CDS encoding DUF2806 domain-containing protein yields MEIKDIAGISEPLKKLIEVISQGIGTLSNPYLIKKNAEARAHEIKVISEAIKGSQNNLQQIVYEHGQVSLLSLEDRTIGLDERVQQRVEFKEQKRQMNIESVTQMAAQHLDEENEVSKVDVDKDWTSRFFNYVEDISNEEMQGLWARILAGEVKEPKSFSLRTLQVLRNLSKEEAQTFSKVAQYAIKAGNDAFLLQGNNSEILDKYDIGFNEMALLKELDLLHSGDLVNHSLIRYEQDCSVAYLFGEKVVVVYKKANSPQKDIPIILFTTVGKQLLKLIKSKPNFSYLQHFAEEVNDNGISTKYGEVLEVCGSEIKHTNPLIEIPSL; encoded by the coding sequence ATGGAGATTAAAGATATAGCCGGAATTAGTGAACCGTTAAAAAAATTAATAGAGGTGATCTCTCAGGGAATAGGAACCTTAAGCAATCCCTATTTGATTAAAAAGAATGCTGAGGCTCGAGCACATGAGATCAAGGTGATTTCTGAGGCAATTAAAGGTAGCCAGAACAATCTTCAGCAAATTGTATATGAGCATGGGCAAGTTAGTCTGTTATCTTTAGAAGATAGAACTATTGGTTTGGATGAGCGTGTACAGCAGCGAGTTGAATTTAAAGAGCAAAAACGGCAAATGAACATCGAAAGCGTAACCCAAATGGCTGCACAACATCTTGATGAGGAAAATGAGGTGTCAAAAGTGGACGTGGATAAGGATTGGACATCACGGTTTTTTAATTATGTTGAGGATATATCTAATGAGGAGATGCAAGGCCTTTGGGCAAGAATACTTGCTGGGGAGGTAAAAGAGCCTAAGTCCTTTTCTTTGAGGACATTGCAGGTGCTTAGAAATCTTTCAAAAGAGGAAGCGCAAACTTTTTCTAAAGTGGCTCAATACGCTATCAAAGCAGGCAATGATGCTTTTTTGTTACAAGGTAATAATAGTGAAATACTGGATAAGTACGATATTGGTTTTAATGAAATGGCTCTATTGAAGGAACTGGATTTGTTGCATTCCGGCGATTTGGTAAATCACTCACTTATCCGGTATGAGCAAGATTGTTCCGTAGCTTACCTGTTTGGTGAGAAAGTAGTAGTTGTCTATAAAAAGGCTAATTCTCCTCAAAAAGATATTCCCATAATTCTATTTACTACAGTGGGCAAGCAACTTCTTAAGCTTATTAAATCGAAACCCAACTTTAGCTACTTGCAGCATTTTGCAGAAGAAGTAAATGATAATGGAATTTCTACTAAATACGGGGAAGTTTTGGAAGTATGTGGTTCAGAAATAAAACATACCAATCCACTGATTGAAATCCCTTCATTATAG
- a CDS encoding DUF3472 domain-containing protein, whose amino-acid sequence MAFIISLFLFFSCSSDSDTPVPDTEEESAHNNKPLALNISIPPGGNSWVVNDIEENSSIISDAGIHNWTNEANIIRTYFKVYATGILNVGLNAKAPTGASTLKVTIGSQSREITISNTNYKNIEVGTFDIAETGYHYIEIECTNKSSNYVADINDVLIGGPATSSDVTYVKDEFYWGRRGPSVHLSYQLPQGKDILWFYNEITVPQGQDVIGSYFMANGFGQGYFGMQVNSETERRVLFSVWSPYDTQNPDEIPEDYKIILLGSGEGVTIGEFGNEGSGGQSYKVFDWQAGIKYKFLLKGEPAPNNSTDYTAYFYAPETGEWKLIASFRRPYTSTYLTNFHSFLENFNTTTGFISRKGEYTNQWVYDTDGQWHELTQARFTADATARKGNRLDYAGGASGNTFFMKNCGFFSDNTTIDTNHSRTANGVAPNIDFSQLEVPSLPEEPVYLDKAAWSVTDFSSEATSGEGSNGLASLMLDDDASTYWHSCWSGCDQTYSYPHHITIDLGSSSTADGIHFIQRNGSRKVKDIEIFVSTDNSNWQSLGDFALAETAASQHIDLPQSATFRYLKVVMKSAHDGAGFAAMAEIGGYVRN is encoded by the coding sequence ATGGCATTTATTATTTCACTTTTTCTGTTCTTTTCCTGCTCGTCGGACAGCGACACTCCTGTACCTGATACTGAGGAGGAAAGCGCACATAACAACAAGCCACTAGCATTGAACATCAGCATACCTCCGGGAGGCAATAGCTGGGTCGTCAATGATATTGAAGAAAACAGCTCCATCATCTCTGACGCGGGAATCCATAACTGGACAAACGAGGCCAACATCATCCGAACTTATTTTAAAGTTTATGCCACGGGTATTTTGAATGTGGGGCTGAACGCCAAGGCTCCAACAGGGGCTTCTACATTAAAAGTAACGATAGGAAGCCAGTCCAGAGAAATTACCATTAGCAATACCAACTACAAAAACATTGAAGTCGGCACATTTGACATCGCTGAAACCGGATATCACTACATTGAAATTGAGTGCACCAACAAGTCATCCAACTATGTAGCTGATATTAATGATGTTCTGATTGGCGGACCTGCCACTTCATCGGATGTAACTTATGTTAAGGATGAATTCTATTGGGGACGGAGAGGCCCATCAGTTCACCTGAGCTACCAACTGCCTCAGGGCAAGGACATCCTGTGGTTTTATAATGAGATCACCGTACCCCAGGGGCAGGATGTTATCGGTTCCTATTTCATGGCCAATGGCTTCGGACAGGGATATTTCGGCATGCAGGTAAACTCTGAAACTGAAAGACGTGTACTGTTTTCAGTCTGGAGTCCGTACGACACGCAAAACCCGGATGAAATACCGGAAGATTATAAAATTATACTGCTGGGCAGCGGTGAGGGTGTTACTATCGGTGAGTTTGGCAACGAAGGCTCCGGCGGACAAAGCTATAAGGTATTTGACTGGCAGGCCGGAATCAAGTACAAATTCCTGCTCAAAGGTGAGCCTGCACCAAATAATTCTACTGATTACACGGCCTATTTCTATGCTCCCGAAACCGGGGAATGGAAACTGATTGCCAGCTTTAGGAGGCCTTATACAAGCACTTACCTGACCAATTTCCATTCATTTCTGGAAAATTTCAACACCACAACGGGCTTCATTTCACGCAAGGGCGAATATACCAACCAGTGGGTGTATGACACCGACGGTCAATGGCATGAGCTGACCCAGGCTCGGTTTACTGCCGATGCCACCGCACGTAAAGGCAACAGGCTCGATTATGCAGGGGGCGCCAGTGGCAATACGTTCTTTATGAAGAATTGCGGCTTTTTCAGCGACAATACCACCATAGACACGAACCATAGCAGAACTGCCAATGGTGTAGCTCCCAATATAGACTTTTCACAACTGGAGGTGCCTTCTTTGCCGGAAGAGCCTGTCTATCTTGATAAGGCAGCCTGGAGTGTGACTGATTTCAGCTCTGAGGCTACCAGCGGCGAAGGTTCCAACGGTTTGGCTTCTTTAATGCTTGATGATGATGCATCTACGTACTGGCATAGCTGCTGGTCTGGCTGCGACCAGACTTACTCCTACCCTCATCACATCACTATTGATCTGGGCAGCTCTTCTACGGCTGATGGTATTCATTTCATACAGCGCAATGGCTCCCGCAAGGTAAAGGACATTGAAATTTTCGTAAGTACTGATAACAGCAACTGGCAAAGCCTGGGTGATTTCGCCTTGGCCGAAACTGCTGCTTCCCAGCATATTGACCTGCCTCAAAGTGCGACTTTCAGGTATTTGAAGGTGGTAATGAAATCGGCCCATGACGGTGCTGGTTTTGCTGCTATGGCGGAGATTGGTGGGTATGTCAGGAATTGA
- a CDS encoding RagB/SusD family nutrient uptake outer membrane protein has translation MKKLSLLILLSSIFVACELERFPYDSVASEELFENEGGLESATLGTYAILKGDADGNGFAPQLFRLSEYPGDNVSLSGNTTDPLFYSYNYQNITTNNRSNNMWTAAYQAVVGCNKVIELAQEGESPERDQLIGENYYLRALIYFQMVNIYGRPYSQGAENLGVPLKLTSEIDDLPDRHTVGQVYEQIVKDLLKAEELMTLPKTNAYATKEAAQALLSRVFLYMEDNQRAIDYADKVIASGNYSLIPNANLADYFKLAPEDNSETIFCFRYQEESDYNHGWYTVGSLFANIKGTGWGEMYASSTYLDLINRHPEDARKGFIDPQYILDDNGDKIPAVYWVDADYKYQFRLTFEDGGSTFFTDNNIDYEVQSEEVNGRTLHFYINASAEKVYVTKDYDLYKRNGFPKFYVLKTSLQEDVAQLWSPVVSRLGEMYLNKAEAYAKMGDDALALENINIIRERAGIPAYNGVGELPAGTTALDAVLEERRLELAFEGHRKFDVFRNNRTMNRSYPGSHLNGSNPYYQVLPTDDRVIEYIPESQIIVQPTLKQND, from the coding sequence ATGAAAAAATTATCTCTACTCATATTACTTTCTTCCATCTTCGTGGCTTGTGAGCTTGAACGGTTTCCGTACGACTCCGTAGCCTCGGAAGAGTTATTTGAAAACGAAGGTGGCCTGGAGTCAGCAACTTTGGGCACTTACGCCATACTTAAAGGTGACGCTGACGGTAATGGCTTCGCTCCTCAGTTATTCAGGCTCAGCGAATATCCGGGAGACAATGTTTCTTTAAGTGGAAACACGACCGACCCGCTCTTCTATTCTTACAACTATCAAAATATAACCACCAACAACCGGTCAAACAACATGTGGACGGCGGCATATCAGGCAGTAGTGGGCTGCAATAAGGTCATAGAGCTGGCTCAGGAGGGTGAATCACCGGAAAGAGACCAACTGATCGGTGAAAATTATTATCTCCGTGCCCTTATTTATTTTCAGATGGTCAACATCTACGGAAGGCCGTACAGCCAGGGTGCCGAAAACCTTGGAGTTCCCTTAAAACTAACTTCTGAAATTGATGATTTGCCGGACAGGCATACTGTAGGTCAGGTATATGAACAGATCGTAAAAGACCTGCTAAAGGCTGAAGAACTGATGACTTTACCAAAAACCAACGCATATGCTACCAAAGAGGCTGCCCAGGCACTGCTTTCAAGGGTGTTTCTTTACATGGAGGATAACCAAAGGGCAATCGACTATGCAGATAAGGTAATTGCTTCAGGTAATTACAGTCTGATACCTAATGCCAACCTTGCTGATTATTTTAAACTTGCACCCGAGGATAACTCTGAAACTATATTCTGTTTCAGGTACCAGGAAGAGTCGGACTACAACCACGGCTGGTATACGGTGGGCTCCCTTTTTGCCAATATCAAAGGTACGGGTTGGGGAGAAATGTACGCTTCAAGCACTTACCTCGACCTGATCAACAGGCACCCGGAAGATGCACGGAAAGGGTTTATTGATCCACAGTACATCCTGGATGACAATGGAGATAAGATACCGGCCGTTTACTGGGTTGATGCGGATTATAAATATCAGTTCAGGCTTACTTTTGAAGACGGCGGCTCAACATTCTTTACAGATAATAATATCGATTACGAAGTGCAGTCTGAAGAAGTCAATGGGCGCACGCTTCATTTCTATATCAACGCTTCTGCGGAAAAAGTATATGTCACCAAAGATTATGACCTGTATAAGCGTAATGGCTTTCCTAAGTTCTACGTTCTCAAAACTTCGCTCCAGGAGGATGTGGCCCAGCTTTGGTCTCCGGTAGTTTCTAGGCTTGGGGAGATGTACCTGAACAAAGCTGAGGCTTATGCTAAAATGGGTGATGATGCCCTGGCCCTTGAAAATATCAACATCATCAGGGAAAGGGCCGGTATACCTGCATACAATGGCGTAGGTGAACTTCCGGCCGGCACTACTGCGCTGGATGCTGTACTGGAAGAGCGCAGGCTTGAACTGGCTTTTGAAGGCCATAGAAAATTCGATGTTTTCAGAAACAACAGAACGATGAACAGAAGTTATCCGGGTTCTCACCTGAACGGAAGCAATCCGTACTACCAGGTATTGCCCACCGATGATCGTGTAATAGAGTACATCCCTGAAAGCCAGATCATCGTACAGCCTACGCTGAAACAGAATGATTAA
- a CDS encoding SusC/RagA family TonB-linked outer membrane protein, translating into MRKLTLMLLCFSIYSASYAQEQRVSGKVLDAETGTSMPGVSVLVKNTTRGVVTDVDGQYTINVDPSSTLIYSFIGYETLETQVGNRTSLDVTLTPSISELQEIVVVAYGNKKKADVTSSVTSIDGGELTDVTSPDVSTMLQGKAAGVQVVTGSGQPGSMPVIRIRGIASLNGNVDPLWVVDGAIYHGTPNLNPNEIQSISVLKDASATALYGSRGANGVIVVTTTQAETGKSKLSLSTRTGYSYFNQGNFEVMNSAQLYDYYGQFANPTSIPSEITDDVLKTDFNWIENGTQTGVVQDHTLAFSAGTDKSKTFISLGYYDETGTVKGYEYDRLSFRLNHDYNVSERLTLKPKIAANYSKRDNKQHSLYQMYTNLPWDAAYEEDGTIVNPQDQGVTWYGRDRSNYLYDLQWNYSEGTSFNLFSNFDVEFDILQNLTFISTNNITLYGSDSKSYTDPASNSGEANNGELYTYSAKRITRFTNQMLRYSKSFGSHSLNALVAYEYNDYVFEDLGATGYGIISGTEILNNAAKPADVNGFKNDYALQSFLFNTDYSYDNRYLAQFSIRRDGASNFGRNNQYGTFYSFSAGWNIHNEAFFDVAAINSLKLRGSYGAVGNRPSSLYPQYDLYNLSNTYNGAPVTTPSQLGNDDLSWEKSYQTNIGIDAFLFERVNFSVEYYNKNTSDLLYFVTLPSASGYTGYWENIGGVKNTGIETMASVDIFKDGDFTWNVGFNIGSNNNEITELYEDQEIDRGRNVSRVGEDFNSWFLNKWLGVDPETGAPLWEVVDPETGEVSETTDWNEATKQIVGTSSPDFYGGFNTRLGYKGLTLSANFAFSKGGKIYNASRELYDSDGAYPTYNQQVLADDWSRWEKPGDQATHPQAFYGGNNLSNKTSSRYLEDGSFLRMRNVRLGYTLPTGLISKLKMSTAEIYVSGDNLLTFTKFTGMDPEVGIEGVYSNLYPVSRRVAVGLNISF; encoded by the coding sequence ATGAGAAAATTAACGCTCATGCTACTTTGCTTTTCTATATACTCTGCTTCTTATGCTCAGGAGCAAAGGGTATCAGGAAAGGTACTGGATGCAGAAACAGGCACTTCCATGCCGGGAGTCAGCGTACTGGTGAAAAACACTACACGGGGTGTAGTTACTGATGTTGACGGCCAGTACACTATCAATGTAGACCCCTCTTCTACGTTGATATACAGTTTTATAGGATATGAAACACTGGAAACGCAGGTTGGCAACCGCACCTCGCTGGATGTTACTTTAACGCCTTCCATCTCTGAGTTACAGGAAATAGTGGTGGTAGCTTACGGTAATAAAAAGAAAGCCGATGTCACTTCATCGGTCACCAGCATTGATGGTGGAGAGCTCACTGATGTAACTTCCCCTGATGTTTCGACTATGCTACAGGGAAAAGCCGCAGGTGTACAGGTAGTTACAGGATCAGGGCAGCCCGGATCCATGCCGGTGATCCGTATACGGGGTATCGCCTCACTCAATGGCAATGTTGACCCGCTATGGGTGGTTGATGGCGCTATTTATCATGGCACACCCAACCTCAACCCTAATGAAATACAATCTATCTCGGTACTCAAGGACGCTTCGGCAACGGCACTCTATGGCTCGCGAGGGGCCAATGGTGTGATAGTAGTCACCACCACCCAGGCGGAAACAGGAAAAAGCAAGCTGTCGCTTTCTACGCGGACAGGTTACAGCTATTTCAATCAGGGCAACTTTGAGGTGATGAACTCTGCGCAGCTTTATGATTATTATGGCCAGTTTGCCAACCCCACCAGTATACCTTCAGAAATCACAGATGACGTACTGAAAACTGACTTTAACTGGATCGAAAATGGCACGCAAACCGGTGTGGTGCAAGACCATACCCTGGCTTTTTCAGCAGGAACAGACAAATCAAAAACTTTCATATCGCTGGGTTATTATGACGAAACCGGTACGGTGAAGGGATATGAGTATGACCGGCTGAGCTTCAGGCTAAATCATGACTATAACGTAAGTGAACGCCTGACTCTTAAACCCAAGATCGCAGCAAACTATAGTAAAAGGGACAACAAACAGCATTCTTTATATCAAATGTATACTAACCTGCCCTGGGATGCTGCCTATGAAGAAGACGGCACCATCGTCAACCCTCAGGACCAGGGTGTGACCTGGTATGGTCGCGACAGGAGTAATTACCTCTACGATCTGCAATGGAACTATTCGGAGGGCACTTCATTCAATCTATTTTCCAACTTTGACGTTGAGTTTGACATTTTGCAGAACCTGACATTCATCTCTACCAATAACATCACACTTTATGGTAGTGACAGCAAGTCGTACACGGACCCGGCGTCTAATTCCGGCGAGGCCAATAATGGAGAGCTTTACACTTACTCAGCCAAACGGATCACAAGGTTCACCAACCAGATGCTCAGGTATTCCAAATCATTTGGGTCACATAGTCTCAATGCCCTGGTGGCTTATGAGTACAACGACTATGTGTTTGAAGATCTGGGAGCGACAGGCTATGGCATTATTTCAGGCACTGAAATTCTCAATAATGCCGCCAAGCCTGCCGATGTCAACGGTTTTAAGAATGATTATGCCTTGCAATCATTCCTTTTCAATACGGATTACTCATATGATAACCGGTACCTGGCACAGTTTTCCATCAGAAGGGATGGCGCTTCGAATTTCGGAAGGAATAATCAGTACGGCACCTTTTATTCTTTTAGTGCAGGCTGGAACATCCACAACGAGGCATTTTTTGACGTAGCAGCGATCAACTCCCTGAAACTGAGAGGAAGTTATGGTGCGGTAGGAAATCGACCAAGCTCTCTCTACCCGCAATATGATCTGTACAACCTTAGCAATACCTACAATGGTGCGCCTGTAACCACACCTTCGCAGTTGGGCAACGATGACCTTTCATGGGAAAAGTCGTACCAGACGAATATCGGTATTGATGCTTTCCTTTTCGAAAGAGTTAATTTCTCGGTAGAGTATTACAACAAAAACACTTCTGACCTGCTTTATTTCGTCACTTTACCTTCCGCCTCCGGTTACACGGGTTATTGGGAAAATATTGGTGGCGTGAAGAATACGGGTATCGAAACCATGGCATCGGTGGATATTTTTAAAGATGGCGACTTTACCTGGAACGTAGGGTTCAACATTGGCTCCAACAACAATGAGATCACAGAACTATATGAAGACCAGGAAATAGACCGGGGAAGGAATGTTTCCCGTGTTGGCGAAGATTTCAACTCATGGTTTTTGAACAAATGGCTCGGTGTAGACCCTGAAACCGGAGCACCTTTGTGGGAGGTAGTAGACCCTGAAACAGGCGAAGTTTCTGAAACTACGGACTGGAATGAAGCTACAAAACAAATTGTAGGTACTTCTTCTCCTGACTTCTACGGAGGTTTCAATACCAGACTGGGCTACAAAGGCCTTACCCTGTCGGCAAACTTTGCTTTCTCGAAAGGTGGCAAGATCTACAATGCCAGCCGCGAGCTTTATGACTCTGACGGCGCTTACCCTACATACAACCAGCAGGTGCTTGCCGATGACTGGAGCCGCTGGGAAAAGCCAGGCGACCAGGCCACTCACCCTCAGGCTTTCTATGGTGGCAACAACTTGTCGAACAAAACCTCTTCCCGATACCTGGAAGATGGCAGCTTTCTGAGAATGAGAAACGTCCGTCTGGGCTATACATTACCCACCGGACTGATCAGCAAGCTTAAAATGAGCACGGCGGAAATCTATGTGTCCGGCGACAACCTGCTGACTTTCACCAAATTCACAGGCATGGATCCAGAGGTGGGTATTGAAGGCGTTTACTCTAACCTGTACCCTGTATCACGACGTGTAGCTGTCGGTCTGAACATTTCATTCTAA